Proteins encoded in a region of the Vibrio ponticus genome:
- the fliE gene encoding flagellar hook-basal body complex protein FliE, whose protein sequence is MRIDGFNSEMQALMLEATNSKPVATGQTVGADFKDLLNNAINNVNSLAKTSSDLQTRFDRGDENVSLSDVMIARNKSSVAFEATIQVRNKLVESYKELMNMPV, encoded by the coding sequence ATGAGAATAGATGGCTTTAATAGTGAAATGCAGGCGTTGATGTTGGAAGCAACCAACAGTAAACCTGTGGCAACCGGTCAAACGGTCGGCGCTGACTTTAAAGATCTATTAAACAACGCAATTAACAATGTTAATAGCCTTGCTAAAACCTCCAGCGATCTCCAAACACGCTTCGATCGCGGCGATGAGAATGTCTCACTTTCTGATGTGATGATCGCCCGTAACAAATCGAGTGTCGCGTTTGAAGCAACAATTCAAGTACGTAACAAACTTGTTGAGTCGTACAAAGAATTGATGAATATGCCAGTCTAA
- the fliF gene encoding flagellar basal-body MS-ring/collar protein FliF, with translation MSDQNKSTDLALSGSSSDGALVAHNDLDHQGQNPDLDEKSSSKFDMAVGDLDLIRQVVLVLAISICVALIVMLFFWVKEPEMRPLGAYETEELIPILDHLDAQQLEYKLEGNTVMVPVSEYNSLKLNLARAGLNQATEAGDEILLQDMGFGVSQRLELERLKLSRERQLSQAMEEMTQVRRARVLLALPKQSVFVRHNQEASASVFLTLKTGNGLKQEEVDSIVDMVSSAVPGMKPSRVTVTDQHGRLLSSGSQDAASMARRKEHELEKNQEAALREKIDSVLIPILGFGNYTAQVDIELDFSAVEQTRKSFDPNTPATRSEYTLEDYNNGSVVAGVPGALSNQPPADASIPQDVAQMKDGSVLGQGSVHKEATRNFELDTTISHERRQTGVVNRQTVAVAIKNRAIVNPDTGETSYQPLSATELDSIRQVLVGAVGFNQQRGDLLNVLSMQFAEPQVDVIADVPIWEHPNFNDWIRWLASALVIIIVVLVLVRPAMKKLLNPAADEEEQMYGPDGMPIGADGETSLIGGDLDGGELFEFGSSIDLPNLHKDEDVLKAVRALVANEPELAAQVVKNWMKDG, from the coding sequence GTGTCTGATCAAAACAAATCAACAGATTTAGCCTTGTCAGGCTCTTCGTCAGATGGTGCGCTTGTCGCTCATAATGACTTAGATCACCAAGGTCAAAATCCAGATCTAGATGAAAAAAGCAGCTCCAAGTTTGATATGGCGGTGGGTGATCTTGACCTCATCCGTCAGGTGGTATTGGTGCTGGCTATTTCCATCTGTGTTGCGTTGATTGTCATGCTGTTTTTCTGGGTCAAAGAGCCAGAAATGCGCCCGCTCGGCGCGTATGAAACAGAAGAACTTATCCCAATTCTCGATCATCTTGATGCCCAGCAGCTTGAATATAAGCTCGAAGGTAACACGGTGATGGTACCTGTCAGCGAATACAACAGCCTCAAACTCAACCTTGCCCGCGCAGGCTTAAACCAAGCGACGGAAGCGGGTGATGAGATCTTACTGCAAGATATGGGCTTTGGTGTTTCTCAACGCCTAGAACTTGAGCGTTTGAAACTCAGTCGCGAGCGTCAACTTTCTCAAGCGATGGAAGAGATGACTCAAGTACGCCGTGCCCGTGTGCTACTGGCACTGCCAAAACAGAGCGTATTTGTTCGTCATAATCAAGAAGCCTCGGCTTCAGTATTTTTGACCCTGAAAACCGGTAACGGCTTAAAACAAGAAGAGGTCGACTCTATTGTTGATATGGTTTCGAGCGCCGTGCCTGGAATGAAGCCATCACGCGTGACAGTAACGGATCAGCATGGTCGTTTGCTTAGCTCAGGTTCACAAGATGCCGCATCAATGGCTCGTCGCAAAGAGCATGAGTTAGAGAAAAACCAGGAAGCGGCGCTGCGCGAGAAAATCGACTCGGTACTGATTCCAATTCTGGGTTTTGGTAACTATACCGCGCAAGTGGATATCGAACTGGATTTTAGTGCCGTTGAACAGACGCGTAAAAGTTTTGATCCTAATACCCCTGCAACCCGTAGTGAGTACACGCTGGAAGATTACAACAACGGAAGCGTTGTTGCCGGTGTGCCGGGGGCGCTAAGCAATCAGCCGCCAGCAGATGCGTCGATTCCACAAGATGTGGCACAGATGAAAGATGGTTCAGTGCTTGGTCAAGGCTCAGTGCATAAAGAAGCGACACGTAATTTCGAACTGGATACCACGATCAGTCATGAGCGTCGTCAAACTGGTGTGGTCAATCGTCAAACGGTCGCGGTGGCGATTAAGAATCGCGCCATCGTGAATCCTGATACCGGTGAAACCAGTTATCAGCCATTATCTGCCACCGAGTTGGACTCTATCCGCCAAGTACTCGTTGGGGCAGTGGGCTTTAATCAGCAACGCGGTGACTTGCTGAATGTACTAAGTATGCAATTTGCTGAGCCTCAAGTGGACGTGATTGCTGATGTTCCAATTTGGGAACATCCAAATTTCAACGATTGGATTCGTTGGCTTGCTAGTGCTTTGGTGATCATCATCGTGGTGTTAGTCCTTGTTCGTCCTGCAATGAAGAAACTGCTTAACCCAGCGGCTGATGAAGAAGAACAAATGTACGGTCCAGACGGTATGCCTATCGGTGCCGATGGCGAAACCAGTCTGATTGGTGGTGATTTAGATGGTGGCGAACTGTTTGAATTCGGTTCAAGTATCGATCTACCAAACCTGCATAAAGACGAAGATGTATTAAAAGCGGTGCGCGCGCTGGTGGCGAATGAGCCTGAGCTTGCCGCACAAGTTGTGAAGAACTGGATGAAAGATGGCTAA
- the fliG gene encoding flagellar motor switch protein FliG yields MANEIVPQQEGGEVTEGTVDISTIPGEERAAILLLSLNEEDAAGIIRHLEPKQVQRVGSAMAKAADLSQDKVGAVHRAFLEDIQKYTNIGMGSEDFMRNTLIAALGQDKANNLVDQILLGTGSKGLDSLKWMDPRQVASIILNEHPQIQTIVLSYLEPDQSAEILSQFAERDRLDLMMRIANLEEVQPSALAELNEIMEKQFAGQAGAQAAKIGGLKAAAEIMNYMDNNIEGVLMEQIRDQDEDMATQIQDLMFVFENLIEVDDQGIQKLLRDVPQDVLQRALKGADDGLRDKIFKNMSKRAAELMRDDLEAMAPIKVSDVEAAQKEVLTIARRMADAGELMLSGGADEFL; encoded by the coding sequence ATGGCTAACGAAATCGTACCTCAACAAGAAGGCGGTGAAGTAACAGAAGGCACGGTAGATATTTCTACCATTCCCGGTGAGGAGCGTGCTGCGATTCTGTTACTGAGTCTCAATGAAGAAGATGCCGCTGGTATTATTCGCCATCTTGAACCTAAGCAAGTTCAACGCGTGGGTAGTGCGATGGCAAAAGCGGCTGACCTTAGCCAAGACAAGGTCGGCGCGGTTCATCGTGCCTTTTTGGAAGATATTCAAAAATACACCAACATTGGTATGGGCAGCGAAGACTTCATGCGCAACACATTGATTGCCGCATTAGGTCAAGATAAAGCGAATAACCTCGTTGACCAGATCTTGCTGGGCACCGGTTCTAAAGGTCTTGATTCATTGAAATGGATGGATCCGCGTCAAGTGGCGAGCATCATTTTGAATGAACACCCGCAAATCCAAACCATTGTGCTTTCTTACCTCGAACCGGATCAGTCGGCAGAGATCTTATCTCAGTTTGCCGAGCGTGATCGCCTCGATCTCATGATGCGTATCGCCAACCTTGAAGAAGTTCAGCCTTCTGCTTTGGCAGAGCTAAATGAAATCATGGAGAAACAGTTTGCTGGTCAAGCGGGCGCGCAAGCGGCGAAGATCGGTGGTCTGAAAGCGGCTGCCGAGATCATGAACTACATGGACAACAATATCGAAGGCGTGTTGATGGAGCAGATCCGCGACCAAGACGAAGATATGGCGACCCAAATTCAAGATCTCATGTTCGTATTCGAAAACCTTATCGAAGTCGACGACCAAGGTATTCAGAAGCTGCTGCGTGATGTGCCACAAGATGTCCTACAGCGTGCACTGAAAGGTGCCGATGATGGCTTGCGTGACAAGATCTTCAAGAACATGTCTAAGCGTGCGGCTGAATTGATGCGTGACGACCTAGAGGCGATGGCACCAATCAAAGTTTCTGACGTTGAAGCAGCACAAAAAGAAGTGCTGACCATTGCTCGACGTATGGCGGATGCTGGTGAGCTGATGCTATCTGGCGGCGCAGACGAGTTCCTATAA
- the fliH gene encoding flagellar assembly protein FliH translates to MSGERKRGFLRLDDDQQVEKAERWGLPDYTPDHSQARQTALNYDPSWVPNFSEPEEEAPAELTHEEIELIKQQAYQEGLLQGQEAGFKQGYDKGKEQGSEQGHQEGLEAGKLEGVTAGQEFIQQQVEVFVGLANQFAQPLELMNAQVEKQLVDMVLTLVKEVVHVEVQTNPQVILDTIKQSVEALPISGHAITLKLHPEDVAIIRSSYGEESLEFRNWTLVDEPALNRGDVQIEAGESSVNYRMEERIRNVLKSFCGVNRHQGGE, encoded by the coding sequence ATGTCAGGTGAGAGAAAACGCGGATTTTTGCGTCTCGATGATGACCAACAGGTTGAAAAAGCCGAGCGCTGGGGCTTGCCTGATTATACGCCTGACCATTCTCAAGCGCGTCAAACGGCGCTGAATTATGACCCAAGTTGGGTGCCAAACTTCTCTGAACCAGAAGAAGAAGCCCCGGCAGAGCTTACTCATGAAGAGATTGAATTGATCAAGCAACAAGCCTATCAAGAAGGTTTGTTACAAGGTCAGGAAGCGGGTTTCAAGCAAGGCTATGATAAAGGCAAAGAGCAAGGGTCAGAACAAGGTCATCAAGAAGGTCTTGAGGCTGGTAAGCTCGAAGGCGTAACTGCTGGGCAAGAGTTTATTCAGCAGCAGGTTGAAGTCTTTGTTGGACTGGCAAATCAATTTGCTCAACCTCTTGAGTTGATGAACGCTCAAGTGGAAAAACAATTGGTCGACATGGTGCTTACTTTAGTAAAAGAGGTCGTCCATGTGGAAGTGCAAACTAATCCTCAAGTGATCCTCGACACCATCAAACAATCTGTCGAAGCACTGCCTATTTCTGGTCATGCGATCACCCTCAAATTACACCCGGAAGATGTCGCTATTATCCGCTCTTCTTATGGTGAAGAATCGCTAGAGTTTCGTAATTGGACATTGGTCGATGAGCCAGCACTCAACCGTGGCGATGTCCAAATTGAAGCGGGCGAATCGAGCGTAAACTACCGTATGGAAGAACGTATTCGTAACGTGCTTAAAAGCTTCTGCGGTGTTAATCGTCATCAAGGTGGTGAGTAG
- the fliI gene encoding flagellar protein export ATPase FliI, whose translation MLALADRLSQYKTQGLTCRPVASGKLVRVVGLTLEATGCRAPIGSLCKVETMHGEMEAEVVGFSGDNLFLMPSEQITGVLPGAKVTPLTSEAGLPVGMELLGRVIDGVGNPLDGLGPIYTEKRASFNADPINPLSRKPITEPLDVGLKAINGLLTVGKGQRIGLFAGSGVGKSVTLGMMTRGTTAQVVVVGLIGERGREVKEFIEEILGVDGRQRSVVVAAPADASPLMRLKGCQTALTIAEYFRDQGLDVLLLMDSLTRFAQAQREIALSVGEPPATKGYPPSVFAKLPALVERAGNGSPDQGSITAFFTVLTEGDDLQDPIADASRAILDGHVVLSREMADAGHYPAIDVEKSVSRVMPQITSEEHVLLSKAVRQVLSLCRKNQDLVSIGAYKPGTDPAIDAAFTLKPKLDAYLQQGMKESVPYEMCVNMLNRLIRGE comes from the coding sequence GTGCTAGCGCTGGCTGACCGCCTTTCTCAATATAAGACCCAAGGGCTGACTTGCCGACCTGTTGCATCAGGAAAATTGGTGCGAGTGGTGGGTCTCACACTGGAAGCTACCGGGTGTCGCGCCCCTATCGGTAGTCTATGCAAAGTGGAAACTATGCACGGCGAGATGGAAGCCGAAGTGGTCGGTTTCTCGGGTGATAACCTGTTCTTAATGCCAAGTGAGCAAATTACCGGCGTGTTACCTGGGGCAAAGGTGACGCCGCTGACCAGCGAGGCTGGATTGCCAGTGGGCATGGAACTATTAGGGCGAGTTATCGATGGTGTCGGTAACCCACTCGATGGTTTAGGACCTATCTATACCGAAAAGCGCGCTTCATTTAATGCCGACCCGATTAACCCGTTGTCTCGCAAGCCAATTACTGAACCATTGGATGTGGGCTTGAAAGCGATTAACGGTCTGTTAACCGTGGGGAAAGGGCAACGTATCGGTCTGTTTGCCGGTTCGGGTGTGGGTAAATCGGTGACGTTGGGGATGATGACGCGCGGTACCACTGCCCAAGTGGTGGTCGTGGGTCTAATCGGTGAACGTGGACGCGAAGTTAAGGAATTTATCGAAGAGATCCTCGGTGTTGATGGTCGCCAACGTTCAGTGGTCGTGGCGGCACCGGCGGATGCTTCGCCATTGATGCGCCTAAAAGGTTGCCAGACCGCACTAACTATCGCGGAGTATTTCCGCGATCAAGGCTTAGACGTACTGTTATTAATGGACTCATTGACACGTTTTGCCCAAGCTCAACGTGAAATCGCTTTGTCGGTTGGTGAACCGCCAGCAACCAAAGGCTACCCGCCGTCAGTATTTGCAAAGTTGCCAGCACTAGTAGAGCGCGCGGGTAATGGCAGTCCAGATCAAGGTTCAATCACGGCATTTTTCACCGTACTAACCGAAGGTGATGACTTACAAGATCCGATCGCCGATGCGTCTCGTGCGATTTTGGACGGTCACGTGGTGCTTTCGCGTGAAATGGCGGATGCAGGTCACTATCCAGCGATTGATGTCGAGAAATCGGTCAGTCGTGTTATGCCGCAGATCACGTCAGAAGAGCACGTGTTGTTGTCGAAAGCGGTACGCCAGGTACTGTCACTTTGCCGCAAGAACCAAGACTTGGTTTCAATCGGAGCCTACAAACCTGGTACCGATCCGGCGATTGATGCTGCGTTTACCCTCAAACCAAAATTAGACGCTTATCTACAACAAGGCATGAAAGAGAGTGTGCCTTACGAGATGTGCGTGAATATGCTCAACCGCTTGATTCGAGGAGAGTAA
- the fliJ gene encoding flagellar export protein FliJ, with the protein MNNALDFLLEQANERENQAVLALNKARTELDAYYQQLQQIEKYRLDYCQQLIDRGKQGLTASQYNHLNRFLTTLDGTLSKQKQAESHFKDQVESCERNWLECRKQRRSYEWMIEKKQAEKQRLENLREQKQMDEFSTLQFARLNAKRLG; encoded by the coding sequence ATGAATAATGCGCTCGATTTTTTACTCGAACAAGCAAACGAACGTGAGAACCAAGCCGTTCTGGCACTCAATAAAGCTCGCACTGAGTTGGATGCTTACTACCAACAGCTACAACAGATTGAAAAATACCGACTCGACTATTGCCAGCAGTTGATAGATCGCGGTAAGCAAGGTTTAACGGCGAGCCAATACAACCACTTAAATCGTTTTTTAACCACCTTAGATGGCACGTTAAGTAAGCAGAAACAGGCGGAGTCACACTTTAAAGATCAAGTTGAAAGCTGCGAACGCAATTGGCTTGAGTGTCGCAAGCAGCGCCGTTCCTATGAGTGGATGATCGAGAAGAAGCAAGCAGAAAAGCAGCGTCTTGAAAATCTACGCGAACAGAAACAGATGGATGAGTTTTCAACGCTTCAATTTGCCCGTTTAAATGCCAAGCGCCTCGGTTAA